The Sagittula stellata E-37 sequence AGCGGGACGGAGCTGCTGTTCCGGGTGATCCGCGACGCCTGCCTGGGCGCGGGCCCCGGCGATGTCCTTGGTTCGACGGTGGAGCATCCGGCTTCGCGCAGCGCGGCGGCGCGGTGGGCCGATGTGTCGGGCCGGCGCCACGTGCTGATCGCGCATGACGATGCCACGGGGCGGGTGACGGCGGAGGCCTATGCCGCGGCGGTCTCGCCGGAGACGGCGGTGGTGACGATCCTGCACACCTCGCCGGTCACGGGCATGGGGATGGACCTGTCCGCCATCGTGAAAGCGGTGCGGGCCGTGGCGCCCGGGGCAATCGTCATCGTGGACGGCATCCAGCACGCGTGCCACGGGCGGATCGACGTGGCGGCGGCCGGTGTCGATGCCTATGTGGTCTCGCCCTACAAGGTCTTCTCCCGGCACGGCTACGGCCTTGCCTGGGCCTCGGACCGGCTGACGGCCATGGCGCATGACAGCCTTGTCGGCGGGCCTGCGGGGAACTGGGAACTGGGCACGCGGGACACCGGCGCCTATGCGACCTTCTCCGACGTGGTGGCCTATTTCGACTGGCTGGGCGGGCAGGTCTCCGACGCCACCGACCCAAGCGCCCGGATCGAGGCGGCGGGCCAGGCGATCCACGACCATGAGACCGCGCTGACGCGGATGATGATCGAGGGCACCGACAACCTGCGGGGGCTGGCGTCCATCGACGGTGTGCACATCGTGGGCGGTGCGGACAACGCGGCGCGCGAGGGTCTGGTGAGCTTCTGGAGCGACAACACACCCGCGGCCGAGATCGTCGCGGCGTTGAATGCAGAAGGTATCCGGACCCATACGCGCAAGGCCGACCATTATTCTGGCAACATCCTGACGCCGCTTGGCCAGGAAAGCTGCGTGCGCGTGTCGCTGGCACATTACAACAGCCCCGACGAGGTGCGGCGTTTCCTCTCGGTGATCCACGGGATGGGGCTGTAGCCCTGTCCCCGGCATGGCGGTTACCGGCGCCTCGGGGGGATGCGGAGGGCATCCGCCCTGCGCCCTCTGGACAGCCTGCGCCCGGCGTGATCCCCTTGCGTCATGACTGCTGAGACCGCCTTTCCCCGGATCGACCCCGTGGGCCTCGACGGCCTGCTGGTGCGTTTTGCCGACAGCCTGTCGGAGCGGGCCAACCGTGCGGCGTTGGCCTTTCGCGCCGCGCTGGAGCGGGAGACCCCCGAGGGGGTGGAGGAATGCGCCACCTCGCTGGTCTCGGCCTTCGTGCGATTCGATCCGCTGGCGCTGGCACCTGATGTGCTGGAGCGCCGCCTGAGCGACCTGCTGGGCACCCGCGACTGGTACGCGGAAGAGCTGCCAGAGGGCCGGCGCCGCGTCACGATCCCCACGCTGTACGGAACGGATCTTGCGCCGCAACTGGCGGAGGCCGCCGAGGCGGCGGGCCTGTCGGAGGACGCGGCGATCCGGTCGCTGTCGGAGGCGGAGGTGCGGGTCACGACCATCGGTTTCGCGCCCGGTCAGCCCTATCTCGGCACATTGCCGGAGTGCTGGGACATCCCGCGTCAGACCGCGCTGACGCCGAAGGTGCCCGTGGGGGCGCTGGTTGTGGCGATCCGGCAGCTCGTGCTGTTTTCTGTCACCACGCCGACCGGGTGGCGGCACGTGGGACAGACCCATGCCCGCCTTTTCCGTCCCGAGGCCGATGCGCCCTTCCTTTTGCGCCCCGGCGATGCAGTGCGTTTTCCCGCCGTCGACCGCGCCGCCTTCGAGGCGATGCGCGAGGCGGGCGGGGACGGCATCACCGTGGAGCCTTTTACATGAGCGGCGCTCTGGAGGTCTTGCAGGCGGGCCCGGGTCTCAGCCTGCAGGATGCGGGGCGCCCGGGATGGCTGGCGCAGGGGTTGTCGCGCGGCGGCGCGGCGGACCGTGTGGCATTGGCGGAAGGCGCGGCCCTTCTGGGGCAGGCATCCGGTGTCGCGCTTGAACTGGCGGGCATGGGCGGGCGGTTCCGTGCCACCCGCGACCTGCGCATCGCGCTGACCGGGGCGCGCATGGCGGCCTCGGTCGACGGGCGGACCCTGCGCTGGAACGCCTGCTGGCTGTTGCCTGCGGGCGAGACGCTGGAGATCGGCGCGGCGCAGGACGGGGTCTACGGCTACCTGACCGTCGGCGGCGGTTTCGACCAGCCGGAGGTTCTGGGCGCGCAGGGCGCGCATCTGGCCGCCGGTATCGGGCGCGTCCTTGCGGCAGGCGACCGGCTGGCACTGGGACAGGACGCGGGCGGGGCCACGGGTCTTGGGCTCGATCCGGTGGCGCGGTCCGGCGGCGGTACCCTGCGGGTCCTGCCGTCGCTGCAGACCGAGGTCTTCCCCGAAGACATGCGGGCGCGGTTCTGTACGGAGACCTTCCGGCGCGACGCGCGCGGCAACCGGATGGGCGTCCGGCTGGTGCCGGAGGGCGCGGGCTTCGGGCTCGATGCGGGCGGGCGGATCCTGTCGGAGGTGATCGTGCCGGGAGACATCCAGATCCCCGGCGACGGCGCGCCCTATGTGCTGCTGAGCGAGTGCCAGACCACCGGCGGATATCCGAGGATCGGGACGGTCATCCCGGCGGACCTGCCGCACGTCGCACAGGCGGCGCCGGGGGCGGAGATCCGTTTTCGCTTCGTCACGCGGGACGAGGCGCTGGCGGCGGAGCGCGGGCTGCGCGATGCGCTGAACCGCCTGCCGAAGAGGATCGCGCCATTGGTGCGCGATCCGAAGGACATCAACCTGCTGGACCACGACCTGGTCAGTGGAGTGACGGATGGAGAGGTGACACGATGACATCGGTCGATCTGAATGCGGACATGGGCGAGAGTTTCGGCCCCTGGGTGATGGGGCAGGACGCCGCGCTTCTGGAGGTGGTGACCTCGGCCAATGTGGCCTGCGGGATGCACGCGGGCGACCCGGACGTGATGGCCCGCACCATGGAGGTCGCGCGGGCGCAGGGCGTGGGCATCGGCGCCCATCCGGGCTTTGCCGATCTGCAGGGGTTTGGGCGGCGCCGGATGCATCTGCCGGAGGCGACGCTCCGGCACCTCGTGCAGTACCAGCTTGGCGCGGCGCTGGGGATCGCGCGCGCGGTGGGCGCGGAGGTGCGGCACCTGAAACTGCACGGCGCGCTCGCCAATATGGCGTCGGAGGACGAGGCGCTGGCGGAGGTCTGTTATGGCTCGGCGCTGGAAGTGGCGCCGGAGATCATCGTGATGATCCTTGCCGCGACGGCGCAACAGCGCGCGGTCGAACGGCTGGGGTGTCTCTGGGCCGGTGAGATCTTTGCCGACCGGGCCTACAACGCGGATGCGACGCTGGTGGACCGCGCGCTGCCGGGCGCGGTGATCCACGACCCGGAGCACGCGGCGGCGCGGATCGTGCGCATGGTGCGGGCCGGCGCCATCCTGCCCGAGGAAGGCGAGGCGATCCCGGCGGCCGTGGACACGATCTGCCTGCACGGCGACGGCGCAACGGCGCTGGAGATCGCCCGCGCGGTGCGCGCCGCGCTGGTGGAGGCCGGCATCGCGGTCCGGGCCTTCGAAGGCCGGCGCGGGTCGATCTGAGGGCCGCAAGCGGTCTGGCCCAAGCGGTCTGGCCCAAGTTGTCTGGCCCTAGTGGTCTTACCGGAGAGGGCAGAGGGGGCTCCGCCCCCGCGCGTGCCGCGCCCCCCGAGGTATTTTTCGCCAAGATGAAGGGGGTGGCCGGTCCCCGATGAGGGAGCGCGCCGGCGCCG is a genomic window containing:
- a CDS encoding 5-oxoprolinase subunit B family protein → MTAETAFPRIDPVGLDGLLVRFADSLSERANRAALAFRAALERETPEGVEECATSLVSAFVRFDPLALAPDVLERRLSDLLGTRDWYAEELPEGRRRVTIPTLYGTDLAPQLAEAAEAAGLSEDAAIRSLSEAEVRVTTIGFAPGQPYLGTLPECWDIPRQTALTPKVPVGALVVAIRQLVLFSVTTPTGWRHVGQTHARLFRPEADAPFLLRPGDAVRFPAVDRAAFEAMREAGGDGITVEPFT
- a CDS encoding LamB/YcsF family protein, which produces MTSVDLNADMGESFGPWVMGQDAALLEVVTSANVACGMHAGDPDVMARTMEVARAQGVGIGAHPGFADLQGFGRRRMHLPEATLRHLVQYQLGAALGIARAVGAEVRHLKLHGALANMASEDEALAEVCYGSALEVAPEIIVMILAATAQQRAVERLGCLWAGEIFADRAYNADATLVDRALPGAVIHDPEHAAARIVRMVRAGAILPEEGEAIPAAVDTICLHGDGATALEIARAVRAALVEAGIAVRAFEGRRGSI
- a CDS encoding biotin-dependent carboxyltransferase family protein, with the protein product MSGALEVLQAGPGLSLQDAGRPGWLAQGLSRGGAADRVALAEGAALLGQASGVALELAGMGGRFRATRDLRIALTGARMAASVDGRTLRWNACWLLPAGETLEIGAAQDGVYGYLTVGGGFDQPEVLGAQGAHLAAGIGRVLAAGDRLALGQDAGGATGLGLDPVARSGGGTLRVLPSLQTEVFPEDMRARFCTETFRRDARGNRMGVRLVPEGAGFGLDAGGRILSEVIVPGDIQIPGDGAPYVLLSECQTTGGYPRIGTVIPADLPHVAQAAPGAEIRFRFVTRDEALAAERGLRDALNRLPKRIAPLVRDPKDINLLDHDLVSGVTDGEVTR
- a CDS encoding aminotransferase class V-fold PLP-dependent enzyme — its product is MALFFAARQAYSSGMFDDTLLSAIRARFAHVDDCPFTGPRIFFENAGGALTLRSVVETSARFAAIPDNQGRDNPASQALVAVIDRARADVRRFFNAEGGAVLFGESGTELLFRVIRDACLGAGPGDVLGSTVEHPASRSAAARWADVSGRRHVLIAHDDATGRVTAEAYAAAVSPETAVVTILHTSPVTGMGMDLSAIVKAVRAVAPGAIVIVDGIQHACHGRIDVAAAGVDAYVVSPYKVFSRHGYGLAWASDRLTAMAHDSLVGGPAGNWELGTRDTGAYATFSDVVAYFDWLGGQVSDATDPSARIEAAGQAIHDHETALTRMMIEGTDNLRGLASIDGVHIVGGADNAAREGLVSFWSDNTPAAEIVAALNAEGIRTHTRKADHYSGNILTPLGQESCVRVSLAHYNSPDEVRRFLSVIHGMGL